ATCTTACcctgtgtatatataaaaaatgcccATAGTATGTGAAACaataaggacacctgctctttccatgacagactgatcaggtgcaagctatgatcccttaattatgtcacttgttaaatccacttcaatcaSTGTAGATGaacgggaggagacgggttaaagaaggatttttaatacttgagacatggattgtgtatgtgtgccactcagagggtgaatgagaaagacaaaagatttaagggcccttgaacggggtatggtagtaggtgccaggcgcaccgatttgtgtcaagaactgcaacgctgctgggtttttcaagctcaacagtttcccgtgtgtatcaagaatgcattggagtcaacatgggccagcatccctgtggaacgctttcgacacattgttgaaagtccatgccctgacgaattgaggctgttWTYAGGACAAAATGGGGGAGGTGCAACTCTCTATttggaagatgttcctaatgtttggcatACTGATTGTTAAAAGCAAATctaccaaaactattgctgatggtgaacctgaataATCCTAATTTAAATCTATTGTAAGCCCCTTTCAGCAGGTATAGCCAGTTGAGAGTTGTCTCTGGTAGGTTACTTTAATTCCAGTAAAACACTATTTTCAACAGTGCACAGATAACAATAACCTAGCAAATCACATAGGTTGTCACAATCTTAATATCACGCAAGCCATTTTAGTATTTCAATGCCGAAGGTGCCACACAGATTTGCAAGTGACCCAGCACGTGAAGCacgtttgactaggctactgatattgcctggAGTTGTTCGGCATGCGAAACGACTTGTCGATCAATGACTGTCACATGCAGTTCAAcacaaaagagaagagagattTTCAGAAGGTAGAAAGAACCCCCAAAAATGATGAACCAGTGATTCGTAACGTTTGATTCGATTTTTCCGACCAATGCATGCTACATTGGGATCGGTCTGCGTACCGACGCACTTTTATTCTTAAGCATTTGAATCTGGGACCGATGCATATCGGAGAATCGTTACATCCATAATGCTGTattaatgtctctctctgtgtgtgtgttccagactcTGATCCCCACGGGCTACCTGATCCCTATCTCCCAGCAGTCCCTCTTCAGCTACAAAGACATCCACAACACCGAGAGCAGCAAAGCCACCACACCCACCTACAACATCTACCACACACCCACTGCAGGTATACACacctttttaacatttatttgcaGTCAGTACACACGCTAACGCAGATTTGAACTACGTCTTTGAGTAAAGCAGACTGTATCAGATGACTTAAATTGGACATCTGTATCTTATGACTGTAATTAACatgtcttcccctctctccttcccaggcTCTAGACCTCCCCCGATCCAGGAGTTCACCCCCACCAGCCTCTCCCTCCACAGGCCTCCCCCCGCCTCGCCCTTCTCTACCCCGGGGCACCGCTTCCACAGCCCCAGCCCTGCCATCCTCAACTTTACCCTGCAGAACCTGGGCCTCATCCCTGGGCCTGGCTCTGTACCCGCTTGCAGCCCTGGCACTGCCCAAACCCCGGAGCACCCCAGCTCCGTGCCCCTGCCTCCCCACCTGGGCCTGCATCAGAGGGGCGGCATGGTSTTCGTTAAGCCCATGTCCCCCGTGTCAGTCCAACACCAGATGACCGGCCCAGGCGGGCAACCACTCACGCTAATCAGCCTACAGCAGGTGAGATGCATACTTGCATACATACATCCACACAAACACTGGGTCACACATacagcatacatacacacacagcctcaaACCCCAATAAGCTTAACACACATACAACAGTCAGTCAAACCCCTCCCTAATTGATAATMGTGTGCTGCTGGTTCAGTGCTTGTGTAAGTAGCCTCACTGATTATATAAACGAGGTGTGATGTTGATTGCAAACATCTGCTAACTAACTTCTCTGCTAACTTCTGTCGttgtctatctctcctcctcttcaggtGACCACGCCCAAAGGGACAGCCCTCACCCAGCACAGTTTCTTCCacacccctgtctccctctccccgctGGCTACCGTGGTAACCACCAGCCACGGACACACGGCGCCGGCGGGCGCTAAAACCGTTTACATCCCTCAGAGGAAGCTGGAAGTCACCACTGAGGACACCTAAAGACTATGCTGCTacacaacctgtgtgtgtgtgtgtgtgtgtgtgcaccagcccttcaatgtgtgtgtctgtgcatgtctgCATGGTTTTCTATGGTCTGACTGTCATATGTTTAAGGCGTACTGTAGGTTGAGTGATTTTTATGTTTTAGGGTATGTGATGTCTCcaaatgatttaatccaaaaCTAGTCCATGGGTTATTCCAGCgttccccaaactcggtcctcgggaccccaaaggGTGCGCGTTTTTGGTTtttgcactacacagctgattccaatGATCAAAGcttgttgattatttgaatcagctgtgtagtgctagggcaaaaaccaaaacgtgcaccatTTGGGGGAGCGAGTTTCGGAAGCCTTGGTTAATTCCATTTCTACAGGGGGAAAGACAAAGTATGTGAAAACTCCATACAGAAACAGCTGCGTGTCACCGTCAGCACAGCTAGCTCCAAATATAACTCTGATGGAGAGACCAGCCATGGTAAATACTCTTAACCCTGGGGCTTTGAGACACAATATGCCGGATATTACTGTGTAATACTATAATACTACAGCATACTTWTGATACTGGTTTATGTATGGATTTATGATTAGGGATCACCAGTAGGTATTAAACTGGTGAGGGGTGTATTCTGTGTCTAAATACAAAATAGTGAAACAGTCTGTCTTATTTAGGTTTTTGAAGGGTTGTTTGCCAAAAATCTAATATGCTGGCTGAGTATTTCAACATTTCTCAAAGAGAAGTTGTATTGAAGTCCCATTTACATCATCAACGTGCCATAAAGAAGAACAACTTAACCTCAGTTCACCGGGATGACATTAATATGTGACAGCAGGACTTTAATGACTGAAAGAGAATTTTCTTTTTGAAAACTATTGTAGAATAACTGTTTTTGTYTGTGTAAAATTGGTAAGATTACAATTTTGCACGTTGTACATGTTCACTGTTAGCCTTAAAAAGCTGGATTGTATGTGATTCAACTGTAAGGGGTGAATGTATGCGATGGCTTCCTACCTTAGGCAAATCACGTGATTGAAATTGGATCTTAATGTATAAGGAATGGACTTTAAGCATTAAATTCAGCTCAGATGTCCTTGTATATAAAATGGTAAATAAACATAATATTTTTAAACCGATCTCTGTTCTGTTCATGTATTTACTGTCTCCCTCGGTTGATGAATACATGGTCAACGATATGTTGGTGTCCTATAGCATTAGTCTAGAGTAGAGTATGAATATGATAAAGGTGGTTTCATATCCAactgtaaatacagtacatgctttcAATTCCAACCAATTAACACAAACTCGTATAGATCTATTTTGTTCTGTGTAGACACCCCTCTAAAATCATGTGCCATTCCAGTTACCATCAGCCAGACACATAATTCATTCCGCTTGGCTACTGTCACCCAGAAGTTTCGGGAAATCTCTATCAATCATGCTTGTGTAAGACCAGGACAAATGGTGAAATCTCCAGGGCCCAGCTTAGGGCCAGGGGTCTCTTTGGCCTGTGTTagaggtggggtggggggctACTGTAGGTCTCGAGTGTTTGTCCAAAGTTATTTTAGGAGGATGTTTTCATTTGAGTGTCACCATTAAACTGGGTGATGAGCGTGAGATGGGCTGTATTTAAGGACTCCCCTCGGTGGTGTTGGGGCGGTCGCACTCAGATTTGAGACTGAACTGGGGGGGAAGAGATTGACACGGATACATCCAGACTTGTGCAGGTATAGTAGTCAAATATTTATGATTTMTGAGTGATATGTTTGATATTGATAAATGTAACCGCTCACTGGTTGAATCAARgttgtttccacgtcatttcaatgaaattactttGATCCAACGTGGAATAGAAATGTAATTGACTGGGACCGGTTGTATTTACAGTAAAACCGATATCATATACTGGCCAGTGTCCAATCAGTGCCATACTTTTAGAATATTTGGTCCGAGGGTCCATGGATCAGACTGATGTTGAACTTGATCAAGCTATCTCTAATTAAGTTGAATTGRATAAACATGATTTGAATTCATCCATCACGACTCACTGGATGTTGGAAATTTCCATGTGAGGTAAGTGTTGGTGACCCAGCTGCTTCAAGCGGTCCAGGGTGGATACTGAAATATGTTCTTCCATGATCCTAATGGGCTCTATTCCTGGAGTCTTATCACCACATACCAGCCCTATGAGGTGACGGACTACCTCTGAAATGAATGGGTGACAATAGAGGAGAGTCGGGACTGGCTGAGATACCTTATCTCTGCTAGAAGAACAGGCTTGACAACATCGCTGTCACTATACTATGATGGGTATCATCAAAGAGAATCCAAATGTagacatttatgtttttttttaaatatatataatgtagTCTGAACCTATTGCAATGCATGCATAACCGCGGGAATTAGggctgctgagggtgctgcagcaccccctgataaatcagtattaaaataatatttaaaaatatatatattttgggagaAAAAATGTTTTCCACCAAATTAGTGCTTTATGGCTTTACTAGTCCTGAGTAGATTGACAGCAGGTCCACCCCTCAACATCTTCCCACATGTTTATTTATTGACCACTATGTCATGATAAGTCAGAAATACACTGATGGTCTTGAGGCCACCCCAGAGTAGATTCAATCTGCAACCGTCTATTCCTCCATCTAACACCCCTCTCGATGCAGACTCTCACCCCGAGACAAGGATGCCAAACTGGGGCGGCGGGGCCAAGTGTGCGGCCTGTGAAAAGACCGTGTACCACGCTGAGGAGATCCAATGCAACGGGAAGAGCTTCCACAAGACCTGCTTCATCTGCAGTGAGTTATCCTCAGTCACACGCCATGTAGGCCTAGACTGACAGAGAAGACAAACTGATGACACCAAGACCGGTAATAAACTCMCATTACTCATTCATAAAACCAGGATCTGCTTAAAgagtcgttccatgtcatttcagcaaccCATGACACCTACCATCTCACGTTGTTCTAAAATTgcttctgtagttagaaacaggaaATATTGGCATCCCTGAAACGTTATGTTGAAATTGTATTTTATCTcagagaaattaagctaattgattgcacccaaattggcaatTTTAAATGATAGCAAACACAGGAACACAAATAAGTTGAGAAGATTTGGAKAAGCTGGCTTCTGTTTACAGTTCTACAGTGGCCATTGAAGAAAAGCATCGTATTGCAGTTCAGAAGACTAGCCCTGTCRCACCCTTCATTAGCACAAACAACAATCCTCTTCTTTTGTTTYGCTTTGAGGTRGTCTGTTTAATTCTGCCRggtcaaccaaacaaccagcAAACCCTTCACTCCGTGGGCAACAGTAWTTATAGCCAGCCAGTCTATCAGTGTTGTGGTGTATTTAAGATTACTTTTTATCCTACGATTTGAGGACTGAATCCGGATGCCTCTTACACAGAGAGCCTCTTAGCTTATGCAGGTTCTATCTTAGCGATGACGGTAGCAGKaaagagaggggagaggtggagagccTATCAGGGAACACAAAATGGACCACCTAAAATGCCCATCTCAAGTAACGCGTTTCAATCTCACCTAATTACCCATGAATGGCTGGGGCTGGGCTTTGAACTGGGGACTGCCAATAGGTAGATAGCACCACTGGGAGCACTAAAAGGCCTTTGTAATTATCTGCAATTGAGGAGGGATCTGCTTCTCCATCTGCTGGGGCTGGCAAATGGGAGAGTCTGTTTGTCCACTACAAGCCTCTGCgctacacagtggtggaaaaagtacccaattgtcatacttgagtaaaagtaaagataccgtaatagaaaatgactcaagtaaaagtcacccagtaaaattctacctgagtaaaagtctaaaagtattttgtttaaaatatacttaagtatcaaaagtaaatgtcattACTAAAATtataaatcctttcaaattccttgtgttaagcaaaccagacagcaacattttttattttttttatttaataaaaaatataataatagctagaggcacactccaacattgcAACATCATTTACAAATMaatcatgtgtgtttagtgagtacgccagatcagaggcagtagggaagaccagggatgttctgttgatgtgcgtgaattggaccattttcctgttctgctaagcattcaaatgtaaCGATTACTtgtgggtgtcaaggaaaatgtatgaagtaaaaactacatttaggaatgtagtacagtaaaagtaaaagttgtcaaaaattataaatagtaaagtaaagatccCCCTAAAAACGactcaagtagtactttaaagtattttttacttaagtactttgcacCACTGGTCCTACACAACCCCTCCAGACTGTAGTCTTCAGAAATAGACCCTGACCATGGACAGCTGAAAGGGGTGTGTTAATTGACTTGGGTGAGACCACTGCTAGACCCCAGGTACAGGCTTCCTAGTAATATGAATAACGCCATTATCCACAGCCTGATACAGTCGCTTAATAGGTGTCCGtgcatgaaaaaatatattttggtattcAAATAAAGGAACAGAATACTTAAGTGTTtttgctgtccaacctgacaAACTGACAAAAGTTAATCCATAGCTGTCACGGCCACAACATTCTTTCTCCTGTAAACTGTGGTTAAGTATGGACAGTGAGTCAACGTGTTGGTTTGGTTTGCTCTTCACCCCAGTGGCCTGCAGGAAAGGACTGGACAGTACAACAGTCGCAGCGCATGAGTCAGAGATCTACTGCAAGTCCTGCTACGGCAAGAAGTATGGGCCAAAAGGCTACGGGTACGGCCAGGGAGCTGGAGCCCTAAGCTCAGACCCCCCTGGACAGAACCTGGACCTGCAACCTCAAGAGTAGGCCCCTCTCGTTATTTTCTCTCTGACTCCCACACCCCCCaactctacccctctctctttcacatctGAACAACCAACTTAAGGACTTGACATAACTAACGTTGAATAGGCGACTTAATTAAAAACACGGAGTTGTCCAAGACACTGCTGCAGTTAAACATCAATGAAAACATACATCAGTCATATTTTCAGTATCAAAAGAGAGACACGAACACAGCTTTCATAAAAAGCTTCCCAGACTTTTAAATGTTACCAAGGAAACATTTTAATTGTAATTAGGGATGTTCGTTTGTGTCTCTTTGGATATTTATTGTCATTTATTCTTTCCCCTTTATGWAGRTCAAAGCCTCGCCCCACATCCACAAACTCCAACTCCAGTAAGTTTGCGCATAGGTTTGGAAGTTCAGATRGCTGCCAAAGATGTTCGAAGGCTGTCTACGCAGCAGAGAAGATCATGGGGGCAGGAAAGGTAAAAGTCCTCCATATAAGCCCTGCTTGCACCCTTTCGACCACAACAATACAACGATCACCTAACTCTGATAGATGGGGTGTATGTGTTTCTTGTTGCAGCCTTGGCATAAAACCTGCTTCCGCTGTTTGCTGTGTGGAAAGAGCCTGGAGTCTACCACAGTGACAGACAAGGATGGGGAACTCTACTGTAAAGGTACATACACACAGGACCAAACAAGCTCCCACCATTTACGTGCTGTAAAGACCACACAGCTAGCCTGCCATACAGAGCTCCCTTTGATCACTGATACAGTCAGGCTTCAGTAGAATCTAGTGGCTAAGATGAGGGAGCgagagcatggccttatttattttaatgagcatggccttatttctattacagcatgttggatgactgtccttcatattccattcacccagctcaatgtaacatcgatatgtttaggctactacatgatgctCAAATTTTACTTCTACCCATCATACGGTTGCtaaaacctagcctatgaatgaaaatgTTTACAARgtaggtgcacaggtcaagagaaatttgagtaatcaaggtggcagacattgacacattcaataccgccttgcacactcttgcctgcatctagctgatctagggtgtaatcattagaccaacagttgcaaacgagtttCTTTTGGACAAATTCCGGTATGCttacagaatcggtggaatgaatacacccctgatctaacgcaaacacagttcactttcatagcagccacatacaaacagcatgatcactttgctcgttgtaatTCCTTCTCATATCTAcgagctctcctcctctcaccttttcccttcgcctgtggacttcagtgcacaacacatcagtgaacaggcaaaaaaaactttcttcATATGATAaccgctaaccactacacacagccgacatcgttgtcaccatattaatgtcatagtcaacatatctACTAGAACTAATACGTtaataaacccgctacaatcatgcactACAGTGCACTTTTTCTCTCTTTGAATCAACTACtgacattttatgcactgcagtgctagccagctgtagcttatgctttcagtactagattcattctctgatcctttgactgGGTGGACAAAAAGTCAGTTTATGCTGGaagataggttggaggacatcctccggaagttgtcataatcacTGTATAAGTCCATAGAaggggatgagaaccatgagcttcctaggctttgtattaaagtcaatgtacccagaggaggacggaaactagctgtcctccggctacaccatggcgctaccctacagagtgttgttgaggctactgcagaccttcattgcaaaacaatgtgttttaataaattatttagtgatgtgtatatatttagttttatctaaaaatgataacttttttaaaCGTTTCACTATcttaatttttatgaaattcactgaggatgatggtcctccccttcctactCCGAGGAGCCTCCATTGCTAGAAACTCAATGACTCTCAGTCACCAGGAACTCAGTACTGTATCTTTCGGTGTTTCATTATTTCTTTGTTGGTTTCTTCCCTCTGTCTTTGCAGTTTGCTACGCCAAGAACTTCGGGCCGAAAGGAAAGGGGCTGGGGAACATGGGAATGGTGGAAGACGGAGAATGAATTCCTTgtaatagtttgtgtgtgtgttcgttttcTTTTCTTCAAATATAGAGCATTTTGAGCACTTAGTGAAAATgtgtgttaataaaaaaaaataccatTAGCTTGTAtactacatttcttaaaatctcTTTCTTTTGCCTTACAATTATGTAAAAACAGTTGACAATAGTAACTCCATCACAGCATTTATCAACACATTAaacgattgagagagagaagtgatgtcTAGCTTGTATCAACTGRACATCCCTTTCTTGTGTTCAAGGCAATGGGGGAAACAGCACTGCTTCATTTGCATAATAAGGACATTGTTGATCTAAGTGTCATCATATCAAAGTGAGCTGTCCGCCAAATAACCTGGAACCACCACACAGACCTGGGTACAATACAGACGGTCGACCTATGGACGGTGTATAGGATGGGTAGACCTCAAATGACATGAATCAATTATAACTAGATGCTCTTCAAAATATATTGAAACTGAAACACAATAGAATATAAGCACACCTCAAAAGAAATAGGAAGCTTTGAGGCAAAAACATTAAGCGTCAAACAAAAGCCAACAAACGATTTAGCTAATAATATCGCTCCACATTAAAAAcaaatgagcatgaaaacgaaaaCAAAAGAGGGAAGGAAACATAATTAAGTCATACTTCTGTTCCGTGTTAATGTGCTGCCTGGTAAAGACAGCTACACCAACATGCCTCCAGCTGTTTTTAATTCATTATTAATAGGATTTCATCTGCGCTCATAAATACGCCCGTGTCATTTAAATTAACAAGGCAACGCTAATTACCAAACGCATTTGCGTTAATCTATCCAAACTATTATGTCTTGGTGCCCAAGCGCAAGCTTTTTGTAATTAAAAGTACATAAGCTGCAGGAAGCTGATGAGGGTGTgtgtaaattaatttgtaaaaatgtttaccTGTAATGAGTGtggtgtatttttgttgttgtgtttattatggatctccattagctacTCTACagttctcttcctggggtccgggcaaaatgaaggcagttatacaattttaaaaacataacaATCATTACAGAagtcacaacacactaagtgtgtgccctcaggcccacacaccactaccacatatctacaaagcagaaatccatgtgtacgtgtgtgtatagagcgtatgttatcatgtgtgtgtgtatgcatgtgtatttRgtgtatgttatcatgtgtgtgtatgcatgtgtctgtgcctttgtgtgtgtctcttcacagtccccMCTGTTRcataaggtgtatttttacctgctttttaaatctgattctagtgcttgcatcagttacctgatgtggaatagagttccatgtagttatgtagtactgtgcgcctcccgtagtctgttctggacttggagactgtgaagagacttctggtggcatgtcttgttgggtatgcaaggtgtccgagctgtgtgctagtattttaaaacagacagctcggtaccttcagcatgtcaacaccgcttacaaaaacaagtaatgatgaagtcaatctctctgccatgagagattgacatgcatgtcattaatgttagctctccYTGTACTTTTAAGgaccagctgtgctgccctgttctgagccaactgcaatttRcccaagtccctctttgtggcacctgaccacacgactgYACAGTAGCCCAGGTGCYacaaaaccagggcctgtaggacctgccttgttgatagtgttgttaagaaggcagagtagcgctttattatggacagacttctctccatcttagctactgttgtttcaatatgttttgaccatgacagtttacagtccagCYTTACTCCAAACAGTTTRgtcacctcaacttgctcaatttccacattattcattacgagatgtacagttgaagtcggaagtttacatacaccttagccaaatacatttaaactcagtttWtcacaattcctgacatttaatccgagtaaaaattccgccttaggtcagttaggatcaccactttatgttaagaatgtgaaatgtcagaataatagcagtgATAATTActtaattcagcttttatttctttcattacattcccagcgggtcagaagtgtacatacactcaattagtatttggtagcattgcctttaaattgtttaacttcagtcaaaagtttcaggtagccttccacaagcttcccacaataagttgggtgaattttggcccattcctcctgacagagctggtgtaactgagtcaggtttgtaggcctctttgctcacacatgctttttcagttctgcccacaaattttctataggattgaggtaagggctttgtgatggccactccagtgccttgactttgttgtccttaagccattttgccacaactttggaagtatgcttggggtcattgtccatttggaagacccatttgcgaccaagctttaacttcctgactgatatcttgagatgttgcttcaatatatccatataattttcaattcctcatgatgccatctattttgtgaagtgcaccagtccctcctgcagcaaagcacccccacaacatgatgctgccacccccatgcttcacggttgggatggtgttcttcggcttgcaagtctccccctatttcctccaaacataacgatggtcattatggccaaacagttctatttttgtttcatcagaccagaggacatttctccaaaaagtatgatctttgtccccatgtgcagttctaaaccgtagtctggcttttttatggcggttttggagccgtggcttcttccttgctgagcagcctttcagcttatgtcgatataggacttgatttactgtggatatagatacttttgtaactgttaccttcagcatcttcacaaggtcctttgctgttgttctgggaatgatttgtacttttcgcaccaagtacgttcatctctaggagacagaacgcatcgccttcctgagcagtatgatggctgcgtgctcccatggtgtttatacttgcgtactattgtttgtacagatgaacgtggtaccttcaggcgtttggaaatttctccaaaggatgaaccagacttgtggaggtgtacacatttttcttggctgatttatttaaattttcccatgatgtcaagaaaagaggcactgKGTTTGAAGACAGGccgtgaaatacatccacaggtacacctccaattgactcaaatgatgtcaattagcctatcagaagcttctaaagtcatgacatcattttctggaattttccaagctgtttaaaggcagtcagcttagtgtatgtaaacttctgacccactggaattgtgatacagtgaattataagtgacatcaacaattgttggaaaaattacttgtgtcatgccaaaactatagtttgtttaacaagaaatttgtggagtggttaaaaacaagttttaattactccaacttAAGTgcatgtacacttctgacttcaactgtggtttagggtttagtgattgatttgtcccaaatacaatgcttttcgttttggaaatatttagtaCRAARTTATTCRTTGCTACCCATTccaaaactaactgcagctctttgttaagtgttMTAGTKATTTCYGTCACTCTAGTAGTTCACGTGTATAGTGTMgagtcatccgcatacatagacatactggccttactcaaagccagtggcatgtcgttagtaaagaRTGAAAAAAAGCAAGGGTCCTAAACAGCTACCCMCGGMAATTCCTGCTTCtgcctggattatgtttgagaggattccattaaagaacaccctctgtgttctgttagacaagtagctctttatccacattataacaGGGGGTGcaaagccataacacacacgtttttccagcagcagactatgatcgataacgtcaaaagctgcactgaagtctaacaagacagcccccacaatcattttatcatcaatttctctcagccaatcatcagtcatttgtgtaagtgctatgcttgttgaatgtccttcttcCCTATTAGCGTGCTGAAWGTctgctgtcaatttgtttactgtaaaatagcattgtatctggtcaaaagcAATTCTTTTCCAGAAGtgtactaagggttggtaacagactgattggtcagctttttgagccagtaaagggggctttactattcttgggtagtggaaMGACTTTATCTTCCCTCccggcctgagggcacacgctctctagtaggtttAAATTAAAGATGTGGCAAATAYcagtggcaatatcgtccgctattatacCCAATAATCTTCCATCCGGAtggtcagaccccggtggcttgtcattgYTGATGGACAACAATTgtttcacctcctccacactgactttaaataattcaaaagtacaattcttatctgtcataatttggtctgatatacttggatgtgtagcgtcagcgtttgttgctggcatgtcatccctaaatgtgcttatcttgccaattaaaaaaaaagaattcaaGTAGT
This genomic window from Salvelinus sp. IW2-2015 unplaced genomic scaffold, ASM291031v2 Un_scaffold1209, whole genome shotgun sequence contains:
- the csrp3 gene encoding cysteine and glycine-rich protein 3 yields the protein MPNWGGGAKCAACEKTVYHAEEIQCNGKSFHKTCFICMACRKGLDSTTVAAHESEIYCKSCYGKKYGPKGYGYGQGAGALSSDPPGQNLDLQPQESKPRPTSTNSNSSKFAHRFGSSDXCQRCSKAVYAAEKIMGAGKPWHKTCFRCLLCGKSLESTTVTDKDGELYCKVCYAKNFGPKGKGLGNMGMVEDGE